From the genome of Methanobrevibacter smithii ATCC 35061, one region includes:
- a CDS encoding MogA/MoaB family molybdenum cofactor biosynthesis protein, translating into MKSETTEKHKKLSSTDITCGVITLSDSITTNEDDLSGQYLADETSKRYTLKSKIIIPDDREALIKTIKEMVDEDIDVILTTGGTGLDSRDITVETVEELFDKKIEGFGEIFRHQSFLEIGSGALISRATAGVYKKTVIFSMPGSPNAVKTASNIIIDEFPHLVFHAKK; encoded by the coding sequence ATGAAAAGTGAAACAACCGAAAAACATAAAAAATTATCATCTACTGATATTACCTGTGGTGTAATAACATTAAGTGACAGCATCACTACAAATGAAGATGATTTATCCGGACAATATCTTGCAGATGAAACATCAAAAAGATACACCTTAAAATCCAAAATAATAATACCTGATGACAGGGAAGCATTAATTAAGACTATTAAAGAAATGGTTGATGAAGATATTGATGTTATCTTAACAACCGGAGGAACAGGACTAGACAGTAGAGATATAACTGTTGAAACTGTAGAAGAACTTTTTGATAAAAAAATTGAAGGCTTCGGTGAAATTTTCAGACATCAGTCTTTTTTAGAAATCGGTTCAGGAGCGCTTATTTCAAGAGCAACAGCAGGAGTATATAAAAAAACAGTGATTTTTTCAATGCCTGGCTCACCTAATGCAGTTAAAACAGCATCCAACATCATAATAGATGAATTTCCCCATCTAGTATTCCATGCAAAAAAATAA
- a CDS encoding adenosylcobinamide amidohydrolase, producing MQAKRLIFKNSTGDRAYICENSIVVEFGVCRNGISTSDLNGGYKKDFKTAFNHYLSQENIDFLENHSINDYLLRQSEILGIDSDFTTGLLTSAQMENACVVTKHYKNLEVSAITTAGVRVNASRAGDSASYYEENGEFHFDVGTINIIVLTNVSLEPGTLANGLVTATEAKTVALNNLRIPSQFSNGFATGTGTDGIAIFSNMESKNRLSNAGKHSKLGELIAKCVIESISEAIKRQVWITKESQCSVLARLRRYDLDINEFYSNIGDDKEEFIKSLQEAARKQENVALTTSILHLIDEVENDLLDKKVAYNLAASILENNCKDYCIQKLLEFWINKFLS from the coding sequence TTGCAAGCTAAACGACTTATTTTTAAAAATTCAACTGGAGACAGAGCATATATCTGTGAAAACTCTATAGTGGTTGAGTTTGGAGTTTGCAGGAATGGAATTTCAACGTCTGATTTAAATGGCGGCTACAAAAAAGATTTTAAAACAGCTTTCAACCATTATTTATCTCAGGAAAACATTGATTTTTTAGAAAACCATAGCATAAATGATTATCTGCTTAGGCAAAGCGAAATTTTAGGAATTGATTCTGATTTTACAACAGGTCTTTTAACTTCCGCCCAGATGGAAAATGCATGTGTTGTTACAAAACATTATAAAAATCTTGAAGTCAGTGCAATAACTACTGCAGGTGTAAGAGTAAATGCCTCAAGAGCAGGAGACAGTGCAAGCTATTATGAGGAAAATGGAGAGTTTCACTTTGATGTTGGAACAATCAATATAATTGTTTTAACTAATGTTTCGTTAGAACCAGGAACATTAGCTAATGGATTAGTAACTGCTACTGAAGCAAAAACTGTAGCTTTAAACAATTTAAGAATTCCCAGTCAGTTTTCAAATGGATTTGCAACAGGAACAGGAACTGACGGAATAGCTATTTTTTCAAATATGGAATCCAAAAACAGATTATCCAATGCAGGAAAACATTCGAAACTTGGTGAATTGATAGCTAAATGTGTTATTGAATCAATAAGTGAAGCTATTAAAAGACAGGTATGGATTACAAAAGAATCTCAATGCAGTGTTTTAGCTCGTTTAAGAAGATATGATTTGGATATTAATGAGTTTTATAGTAATATTGGTGACGATAAGGAAGAATTTATAAAATCATTACAGGAAGCTGCAAGAAAACAGGAAAATGTAGCATTAACCACTTCAATTTTACATTTAATTGATGAAGTTGAAAATGATTTATTGGATAAAAAAGTAGCTTATAACTTAGCTGCTTCTATTTTAGAAAATAACTGCAAGGATTATTGTATTCAGAAGCTTTTAGAGTTTTGGATTAATAAATTTTTAAGTTAA
- a CDS encoding winged helix-turn-helix domain-containing protein, with protein MTIKKLLHQIFLKRKGGKTSAKIVDLLLIRPYNGSQIARIIEMDYNTIEYHLEILCKSKLVMCESDSYGSLYYPTDLLLKNHEEYEKIKEMMTITA; from the coding sequence ATGACAATTAAAAAGTTACTTCACCAAATCTTTTTAAAAAGAAAAGGAGGAAAAACTTCTGCAAAAATTGTAGATTTGCTGCTGATACGCCCATATAACGGAAGTCAGATAGCAAGAATCATAGAAATGGATTACAATACTATTGAATACCATTTAGAGATTTTATGCAAAAGCAAATTAGTAATGTGTGAATCTGACAGCTATGGTTCATTATACTATCCTACAGATTTACTGCTAAAAAATCATGAAGAATACGAAAAAATAAAAGAGATGATGACAATAACTGCATAA
- the thsA gene encoding thermosome subunit alpha, whose protein sequence is MAQGGQPIFILPEGTNRSVGRDAQRNNILAGKVLAETVRTTLGPKGMDKMLVDGLGDIVVTNDGVTILKEMDIEHPAAKMLVEVAKTQEDEVGDGTTTAVIIAGELLKKSESLLDQDIHPTIIAMGYRQAAEKAQEILDDIAIDSVDEETLIKVAMTAMTGKGTEAAREPLAKLIVDAVQKVAEDGAVDTDNIKIEKKDGAVVEDSTLVEGVIVDKERVHPGMPSEVKDAKIALVNSPLEVKETEVDAEIRITDPAQMQAFIEQEEKMVKDMVDKVAESGANVLFAQKGIDDLAQHYLSKAGILAVRRVKKSDIEKLARATGANVVTNLEDLTADDLGEAGIVEERKVSGEEMIFVEECSVAKSVTLFVRGSTKHIVDEIVRAIEDAIGVVAATVEDDKVVAGGGAPEIAMAKKLKDYADSISGREQLAVNAFAEALEIVPKTLAENAGLDSIDSLVDLRAAHENSAVMGLDVFTGKVADMKEAGVIEPKRVKKQAIQSASEAAEMILRIDDVIASSGKGDADMGGMDPAAMGGMPPMM, encoded by the coding sequence ATGGCACAAGGTGGACAACCAATTTTTATTTTACCTGAAGGAACAAACAGGTCTGTCGGAAGAGATGCTCAAAGAAACAATATTTTAGCAGGAAAAGTACTTGCTGAAACCGTAAGAACCACATTAGGTCCAAAAGGAATGGACAAAATGTTAGTGGACGGACTTGGAGATATCGTTGTAACCAATGACGGTGTTACAATCTTAAAAGAAATGGATATCGAACATCCTGCAGCTAAAATGTTAGTGGAAGTAGCTAAAACTCAAGAAGACGAAGTTGGAGATGGAACTACTACTGCAGTAATCATTGCTGGAGAATTATTGAAAAAATCCGAATCTTTATTAGATCAAGATATTCACCCAACAATCATTGCAATGGGATACAGACAAGCAGCTGAAAAAGCACAAGAAATCTTAGATGATATTGCAATCGATTCAGTTGATGAAGAAACTTTAATTAAAGTAGCTATGACTGCTATGACTGGTAAAGGAACTGAAGCAGCACGTGAACCATTAGCAAAATTAATCGTAGATGCAGTTCAAAAAGTAGCTGAAGACGGTGCAGTAGACACTGATAATATTAAAATTGAGAAAAAAGACGGTGCTGTTGTAGAAGACTCTACTTTAGTTGAAGGAGTAATTGTTGACAAAGAAAGAGTACACCCAGGTATGCCTTCTGAAGTTAAAGATGCAAAAATCGCATTAGTTAACTCTCCTCTTGAAGTAAAAGAAACTGAAGTTGATGCAGAAATCAGAATAACTGACCCTGCTCAAATGCAAGCTTTCATTGAACAAGAAGAAAAAATGGTTAAAGACATGGTAGATAAAGTAGCTGAATCCGGTGCTAATGTATTATTCGCACAAAAAGGTATTGACGATTTAGCACAACATTACTTATCTAAAGCAGGTATTTTAGCTGTAAGAAGGGTTAAAAAATCAGATATTGAAAAATTAGCTAGAGCTACTGGTGCTAATGTAGTAACTAACTTAGAAGACTTAACTGCTGACGATTTAGGTGAAGCAGGTATTGTAGAAGAAAGAAAAGTATCTGGCGAAGAAATGATCTTTGTAGAAGAATGCAGTGTAGCTAAATCTGTAACCTTATTCGTAAGAGGAAGTACCAAACACATTGTTGATGAAATCGTAAGAGCTATTGAAGACGCAATTGGTGTTGTAGCAGCTACTGTTGAAGATGACAAAGTTGTAGCTGGTGGAGGAGCTCCTGAAATTGCAATGGCTAAAAAACTCAAAGACTATGCTGATTCAATCAGTGGAAGAGAACAATTAGCTGTAAATGCATTTGCAGAAGCTTTAGAAATTGTTCCTAAAACCTTAGCTGAAAATGCAGGTTTAGACAGTATAGATTCATTAGTAGATTTAAGAGCTGCTCATGAAAACAGTGCTGTAATGGGATTAGATGTATTTACCGGTAAAGTAGCAGACATGAAAGAAGCTGGTGTAATTGAACCTAAACGTGTCAAAAAACAAGCTATCCAATCTGCTTCTGAAGCAGCTGAAATGATTTTAAGAATTGATGACGTAATCGCATCTAGCGGTAAAGGTGATGCTGACATGGGCGGTATGGATCCTGCTGCTATGGGCGGTATGCCTCCAATGATGTAA
- a CDS encoding GNAT family N-acetyltransferase, whose translation MIRLASIRDIRRINELLLQVQKVHSDIRPDLFKYIGTKYNDSELEGIIKNSETPVFVYESDNKVVGYVFCIVTNYHNDTSFCDHKTIYIDDLCVDENARHEGIGTALYEYVLEYAKSIGCHNVTLNVWEGNDSAIKFYENIGMKIQKVSMEQIL comes from the coding sequence ATGATAAGACTGGCAAGTATAAGAGACATCAGAAGAATTAATGAACTGCTGCTTCAGGTTCAGAAAGTTCATTCAGACATTCGTCCGGATTTATTTAAATATATCGGAACAAAATATAATGATTCTGAACTTGAGGGGATTATAAAAAATAGTGAAACTCCAGTATTTGTTTATGAATCAGATAATAAGGTAGTGGGGTATGTATTTTGTATTGTAACCAATTATCATAACGATACTTCTTTTTGCGACCATAAAACTATTTATATTGATGATTTGTGTGTTGATGAAAATGCAAGGCATGAAGGAATTGGAACTGCATTATACGAGTATGTTTTGGAATATGCAAAAAGTATCGGATGTCATAATGTCACATTAAATGTCTGGGAAGGCAATGACAGTGCCATAAAATTTTATGAAAATATTGGAATGAAAATTCAAAAGGTTTCCATGGAACAAATATTATAA
- a CDS encoding helix-turn-helix transcriptional regulator, giving the protein MATKIKNDLKEEYQGIKYILTSTMRTKLLLSIYNESKNLDDLRIELEKPSATILHGLKELENLNFVKKVQKYYQLTSNGYLLTTNMIKLIDNWYATNKNEDFWNSHDLTAIPQENLKNIYLLKNAECISSTTSNLSKAYNSYTKLIENVEELKITLPIFSENHLRQIVQLIQEKTLHKLELITHQDILPLIHRNPLFKKWLINNENVKIICIKNPLKTFLTLGDEFMSLTLFFKDGHYDDSQILIDKTHEGLKWGALLYNQTKEWRWNQ; this is encoded by the coding sequence ATGGCAACAAAAATTAAAAATGATTTAAAAGAGGAATATCAAGGTATCAAGTATATACTTACATCAACAATGCGAACAAAATTATTATTAAGCATTTATAATGAATCAAAAAACTTAGATGATTTACGAATAGAATTAGAAAAGCCATCAGCAACAATACTGCATGGTTTAAAAGAATTGGAAAATTTAAATTTTGTTAAAAAAGTTCAAAAATATTATCAATTAACATCAAACGGTTATCTGTTAACCACAAACATGATCAAATTAATTGATAACTGGTATGCAACTAACAAAAACGAAGATTTTTGGAATTCCCATGATTTAACAGCCATCCCCCAAGAAAATCTTAAAAACATTTATCTTTTAAAAAATGCAGAATGTATATCTTCTACAACAAGTAATTTATCAAAAGCTTACAATAGCTACACCAAATTAATTGAAAATGTCGAAGAATTAAAAATAACATTACCTATTTTTTCAGAAAACCATTTAAGGCAAATTGTTCAATTAATCCAAGAAAAAACACTGCACAAACTTGAATTAATCACCCACCAGGACATACTGCCATTAATTCATAGAAATCCATTATTTAAAAAATGGCTGATTAATAATGAAAATGTAAAAATAATTTGCATAAAAAATCCTTTAAAAACCTTTTTAACATTGGGGGATGAATTTATGTCACTTACATTATTTTTTAAAGACGGGCACTACGATGACTCACAAATCCTAATTGATAAAACCCATGAAGGATTGAAATGGGGAGCATTATTATATAATCAAACAAAAGAGTGGAGATGGAACCAATGA
- a CDS encoding PEP/pyruvate-binding domain-containing protein: protein MFLGVFNMVAFERIKSGIPQLDETLDNIRLGDNVVWQVSNLDEFLYFVKPFVKQAQEDNKNLIYINFGQHEPLIDMTADDFLKLEVEKNNSETDFAMIERDGIKIYHVDPNKQFEPFTLEVHNIITKEGRDAFYVFDCLSDLQAAWSTDLMMGNFFRVTCPYLFSLDTVAYFPIIRGKHSFEAIAKIRETTQLFLDLYSHRDDVYVHPLKVWNRYSQNMFLGHKYETKKGILTTLTDGLEVSNFYKVVNRVADYHNEQNTDSWERFFELTKLQHENNEDISDKCDLMCRMLMTKDKNMIQKVKEYFAPEDYFSVYNRVVGSGMIGGKACGMLLSRKIIEHDRPDIYADFEPDDSFYICSDLFYTYIVSNDLWDIRVKQRTKEGYYEAGKELEEGLKNGTFSDDIREKFRRLLDYFGQSPIIVRSSSFLEDGFGNAFAGKYESVFCVNRGSIEERLEAFEEAVKTVYASTMNISALEYRSLNDLDDNDEQMSLLVQRVSGSYYQDYFFPSAAGVGFSYSPYSPLPDMGHNGGMLRLVMGLGTKAVDRTQRDYPRIVNLDKPKAMEVPSVVERHKHSQHYLDVLDLKNIKVSEISVDEGIEVVPIYAKRAVVEHDTDAERRFRERGQRREVTFVNCNGLVNNDKFTSLMKELLQTLEAAYDYPVDIEYTVNVGPEGSFVINLLQCRPLQVATTKEAVEIPKGNGEVFFHIKNSSMGRSRKQNFDILVYVDPHKYYEYPFTKKASLAKLISAINAYCRNHDKEAMLIVPGRLGTSSPELGIPVVFADISKFSAILEESYSKVGYVPELSFGSHMFQDLVETDIYYGAIFENSNRLEFNKNLFKDYPNKLCEFIPEFDKELYDMVKIFEFNENKLEFYHDMQNDESICILDSK from the coding sequence ATGTTCTTAGGAGTTTTTAATATGGTTGCTTTCGAAAGAATAAAATCCGGTATTCCGCAGCTAGACGAAACCTTAGATAATATTCGTTTAGGAGATAATGTAGTATGGCAAGTTTCTAATTTAGATGAATTTTTATATTTTGTGAAGCCTTTTGTTAAACAAGCTCAGGAAGATAATAAAAACCTGATTTACATAAATTTTGGTCAGCATGAGCCATTAATAGACATGACTGCTGATGATTTTTTAAAGTTGGAGGTTGAAAAGAATAATTCTGAAACTGACTTTGCAATGATTGAACGTGACGGAATTAAAATTTATCATGTGGACCCGAACAAGCAGTTTGAACCTTTTACTTTGGAAGTTCATAACATCATTACAAAAGAGGGTAGGGATGCTTTTTATGTATTTGACTGTTTGTCTGATTTACAGGCTGCATGGTCTACCGATTTGATGATGGGAAATTTCTTTAGAGTAACATGCCCTTATTTATTTTCTCTTGATACTGTAGCTTATTTCCCGATTATTAGAGGTAAGCATTCTTTTGAAGCGATAGCTAAAATTCGTGAAACAACACAGCTTTTTTTAGATTTGTACTCTCATAGGGATGATGTGTATGTGCATCCTCTGAAAGTATGGAACAGATATTCTCAGAATATGTTTTTAGGTCATAAATATGAAACTAAAAAAGGAATTTTAACAACATTGACTGACGGTTTGGAAGTAAGTAATTTTTATAAGGTTGTTAACAGGGTTGCTGATTATCATAATGAGCAAAACACAGATAGTTGGGAAAGATTCTTTGAATTGACCAAGTTACAGCATGAAAATAATGAGGATATTTCTGATAAATGCGATTTAATGTGCAGAATGCTCATGACTAAAGATAAAAACATGATTCAGAAAGTTAAAGAATATTTTGCACCTGAAGACTATTTTTCAGTTTATAATCGTGTTGTTGGAAGTGGTATGATTGGAGGTAAAGCCTGCGGTATGCTGCTTTCACGTAAAATCATAGAACATGACCGTCCGGATATCTATGCTGATTTTGAACCTGATGATTCATTTTACATATGTTCTGATTTGTTTTATACATATATTGTTTCAAATGATTTGTGGGATATTCGGGTAAAGCAAAGAACTAAAGAAGGTTATTACGAGGCTGGAAAAGAACTTGAGGAAGGTTTGAAAAACGGTACTTTTTCTGATGATATTCGTGAGAAGTTTAGAAGGCTTCTGGATTATTTCGGTCAAAGTCCGATTATTGTAAGATCAAGTAGTTTTTTAGAAGACGGTTTTGGGAATGCATTTGCCGGAAAATATGAGTCTGTTTTCTGTGTTAATAGAGGGTCTATTGAAGAACGGTTGGAAGCTTTTGAAGAAGCTGTTAAAACAGTATATGCAAGTACAATGAATATATCTGCTTTAGAGTATAGGAGCTTAAATGATTTGGATGATAACGATGAACAAATGTCTTTACTTGTTCAGAGAGTGTCAGGATCTTATTATCAGGATTATTTCTTCCCTTCTGCAGCAGGAGTTGGATTTTCGTATAGTCCATATTCTCCATTGCCTGATATGGGACATAATGGGGGAATGTTAAGATTAGTCATGGGTTTAGGTACAAAAGCGGTAGATAGGACTCAAAGAGATTATCCCCGTATTGTTAATTTGGATAAACCGAAAGCTATGGAAGTTCCAAGTGTTGTTGAGAGGCATAAACATTCTCAGCATTATTTGGATGTTTTGGATTTAAAAAATATTAAAGTAAGTGAAATTTCTGTTGATGAAGGTATTGAGGTAGTTCCAATTTATGCAAAAAGGGCAGTAGTTGAACATGACACTGATGCAGAGCGCAGATTTCGTGAAAGGGGTCAAAGAAGAGAGGTAACCTTTGTAAATTGTAACGGTTTAGTTAACAATGATAAATTTACATCATTGATGAAGGAATTGCTTCAAACTTTAGAGGCAGCTTATGACTATCCTGTTGACATTGAATATACTGTAAATGTAGGTCCTGAAGGTTCTTTTGTTATTAATCTGTTGCAGTGCAGGCCTCTGCAGGTTGCAACTACTAAAGAGGCTGTTGAAATTCCTAAAGGTAATGGGGAAGTATTTTTCCATATTAAGAATTCTTCAATGGGAAGGTCAAGAAAACAGAACTTTGATATTTTAGTTTATGTTGATCCTCATAAGTATTATGAATATCCATTTACTAAAAAAGCTTCATTAGCTAAATTAATCAGCGCTATTAATGCTTACTGTAGAAATCATGACAAAGAAGCTATGCTGATTGTTCCAGGCAGGTTAGGCACTTCTTCACCAGAACTTGGAATTCCAGTAGTATTTGCAGACATTAGTAAATTTTCCGCTATTCTGGAAGAGTCCTACAGTAAAGTTGGCTATGTTCCTGAATTGTCATTTGGAAGTCATATGTTCCAGGATTTAGTTGAAACGGATATATATTATGGAGCTATTTTTGAAAATAGCAACAGGTTAGAGTTTAATAAAAATTTATTTAAAGATTATCCAAATAAATTATGTGAATTTATTCCGGAATTTGATAAGGAATTGTATGATATGGTTAAAATTTTTGAATTCAATGAAAATAAGCTTGAATTTTATCATGACATGCAAAATGATGAAAGTATTTGTATTTTAGATAGCAAATAA
- a CDS encoding coiled-coil domain-containing protein, with translation MELGAGIENETLQNLIRDCLLELNRLKFDLTELEIAKARDTTPQKIQELENHILNKEKEVSLIKFKAEDEISLLKKQLEEKDALIKNQEDRIYELDYVNNSLDEIKEYFAEQLRDYKKKELAEVNERLNESFKSIAEKDAQINTLSRTIDDYKIQVIKLENNAEFKSRISDLERELEYKNNELSEKNNMITAKENEVSLLRESTIPKDNYINLQKELSFLRESTIPKEDYISLQKELSSRDDKIKRLEEINNFFNELQEEQEAYETMDRTPPFRLEKKRFNKK, from the coding sequence ATGGAATTAGGTGCTGGTATTGAAAACGAAACCTTACAAAATTTAATTCGTGATTGTTTATTGGAGCTAAACAGGCTTAAATTCGATTTAACTGAATTGGAAATAGCTAAAGCTAGAGATACCACTCCTCAGAAGATTCAGGAACTCGAAAATCATATTCTTAACAAAGAAAAAGAAGTTTCTCTTATTAAATTTAAAGCTGAGGATGAAATTAGTCTTTTGAAAAAACAGCTAGAGGAAAAGGATGCTTTAATTAAAAATCAGGAAGATAGAATTTATGAATTAGATTATGTAAACAATTCTCTTGATGAGATTAAAGAATATTTTGCAGAGCAATTAAGGGATTATAAGAAAAAAGAGCTTGCTGAAGTTAATGAAAGATTAAACGAATCTTTTAAAAGTATTGCTGAGAAAGATGCTCAAATTAATACACTTTCAAGAACTATTGATGATTATAAGATTCAGGTTATCAAATTAGAAAATAATGCAGAATTCAAAAGCAGGATTTCTGATCTTGAAAGGGAACTTGAATATAAAAATAATGAGTTGTCTGAAAAAAATAACATGATTACTGCTAAAGAAAATGAGGTATCTCTTTTAAGAGAGTCTACTATTCCTAAAGATAATTACATTAATCTTCAAAAAGAATTGTCTTTTTTAAGGGAGTCTACTATTCCTAAAGAAGATTACATCAGTCTTCAAAAAGAATTGTCTTCCAGAGATGATAAAATTAAACGTTTGGAAGAAATCAATAATTTCTTTAATGAGCTTCAGGAAGAACAGGAAGCTTATGAAACTATGGACAGAACTCCTCCATTTAGGTTGGAGAAAAAGCGATTTAATAAAAAATAA
- a CDS encoding PRC-barrel domain-containing protein, whose protein sequence is MRIKEDLINKEVLDGGAELIGKVVDVVMDKDTFEVTDLVIKKTGIADQIKAGGENVVPSELVKVIGDKILLKSDDDI, encoded by the coding sequence ATGAGGATTAAAGAAGATTTAATTAACAAAGAAGTCCTTGACGGTGGTGCTGAGTTAATTGGTAAAGTTGTTGATGTTGTAATGGATAAAGACACTTTTGAAGTAACTGATTTGGTTATTAAAAAAACCGGTATTGCAGACCAAATTAAAGCTGGAGGGGAAAATGTTGTTCCTAGTGAACTTGTAAAAGTTATTGGGGATAAAATTTTACTTAAAAGTGATGATGATATTTAA
- a CDS encoding cyclase family protein, producing the protein MEYIDLTHKIKNELSEYPGDPKTKLNYFKKADETDSSTLLKLETGLHTGTHMDSPFHYIINGKKISQLPLKNFIGKASINYVESKSKEILVKNCNLKNSKEKIAIIITGWSKYFGSDKYFYENPYLSDELTELIIEKNFKGIAIDTCSVDKYGKDTNHKKLLENNVWIVENITNCDNLNKTSYSSFFIPLNIEAEASPVRAFLKKD; encoded by the coding sequence ATGGAATATATTGATCTTACACACAAAATAAAAAATGAACTTTCAGAATACCCGGGAGATCCTAAAACAAAACTTAATTATTTTAAAAAAGCTGATGAAACTGACAGTTCCACATTGCTTAAATTAGAAACTGGACTCCATACAGGCACACATATGGATTCCCCATTCCATTATATCATAAACGGCAAAAAAATATCCCAATTGCCTCTTAAAAATTTTATTGGTAAAGCTAGTATAAATTATGTGGAAAGCAAAAGTAAAGAAATTTTAGTTAAAAATTGTAATTTAAAAAATTCAAAAGAAAAGATAGCCATAATAATCACAGGATGGAGCAAATATTTTGGTAGTGATAAGTACTTCTATGAAAATCCTTACCTCTCCGATGAATTAACTGAGTTAATCATAGAAAAGAACTTTAAAGGAATTGCAATAGATACATGTTCAGTAGATAAATATGGAAAAGATACAAATCATAAAAAGTTACTTGAAAATAATGTGTGGATTGTTGAAAATATAACCAACTGTGATAATTTAAATAAAACTAGTTATAGTTCATTCTTTATTCCGTTAAATATTGAAGCAGAAGCTTCTCCAGTCAGAGCATTTCTAAAAAAAGATTAA
- the pyrE gene encoding orotate phosphoribosyltransferase: MITKEYLINLLKENGVFLKGDFTLSSGKKSDYYINMKKAITDPEILSTIAKLITKSISEDNIDKVAGPALGAVPIATAVSLESEIPLLMIRKEKKGYGTSKLIEGELNEGDDVIVVEDVTTTGGSLLKAIKAIQDNGGSVKRAFVVVDRQEGAIEAFDSEGVKLEPLITVDEFF; the protein is encoded by the coding sequence ATGATTACTAAAGAATATTTAATTAATTTATTAAAAGAAAATGGTGTTTTCTTAAAAGGGGACTTTACATTATCTTCCGGTAAAAAAAGTGATTATTACATAAACATGAAAAAGGCTATTACTGATCCTGAAATCCTGTCAACAATAGCTAAACTAATCACAAAATCTATTAGTGAAGATAATATTGATAAAGTAGCAGGTCCTGCACTTGGGGCGGTTCCAATAGCTACTGCAGTTTCTCTCGAATCTGAAATTCCTTTGTTAATGATTAGAAAAGAGAAAAAAGGTTATGGGACTTCCAAACTTATTGAAGGTGAATTAAACGAAGGTGATGATGTCATTGTTGTAGAAGATGTTACAACTACTGGAGGATCATTACTTAAAGCTATTAAAGCTATTCAAGACAATGGAGGTAGTGTAAAAAGAGCTTTTGTTGTTGTTGATAGGCAGGAAGGAGCTATTGAAGCTTTTGATAGTGAAGGTGTTAAATTAGAACCTTTAATAACTGTTGACGAATTTTTCTAA